One region of Sphingomonas kaistensis genomic DNA includes:
- a CDS encoding TPM domain-containing protein: MLRRLLLALTLALFALAPATAQTFPKLSGRVVDAANLLDPAQEAALTQELSALDQQSGRQLVVATIPSLEGRTIEDYGYRLGREWGIGSAEEDDGVLLIVAPNERRVRIETGYGARVFLTDALSSVIIRNAITPRFKAGDFPGGIAAGVAAISEQMRLPPAEAAKRLQEAEAGAASSKRSGGSIGIFPIVFWGLVVGFVFLSFARRGQGRKYRGKRRRGSGVDPMVVLWGLDVLSHAARGGGGGGGFGGFGGGGGGGGFSGGGGSFGGGGASGSW, from the coding sequence ATGCTGCGCCGGCTCCTCCTCGCCCTCACCCTTGCCCTGTTCGCGCTGGCGCCGGCCACCGCACAGACCTTTCCCAAATTGTCGGGCCGGGTGGTCGATGCGGCGAACCTGCTCGATCCCGCGCAGGAAGCGGCGCTGACCCAGGAGCTGTCGGCACTCGACCAGCAAAGCGGACGGCAACTGGTGGTCGCGACCATCCCCAGCCTCGAGGGCCGGACGATCGAGGATTATGGCTACCGCCTCGGCCGCGAATGGGGAATCGGGTCGGCCGAGGAAGACGACGGCGTGCTCCTGATCGTCGCGCCCAACGAGCGCAGGGTGCGGATCGAGACCGGTTACGGCGCGCGCGTGTTTCTGACCGACGCCTTGTCCAGCGTGATCATCCGTAACGCGATCACGCCGCGATTCAAGGCCGGCGACTTTCCGGGCGGCATCGCCGCCGGCGTGGCTGCCATTTCCGAGCAGATGCGGCTTCCGCCGGCCGAGGCCGCCAAGCGTCTGCAGGAAGCGGAAGCCGGGGCGGCATCCAGCAAGCGATCGGGCGGAAGCATCGGGATCTTCCCGATCGTCTTCTGGGGATTGGTGGTCGGCTTCGTGTTCCTGTCGTTCGCGCGCCGGGGCCAGGGCCGCAAATATCGCGGTAAGCGGCGGCGCGGCAGCGGCGTCGATCCGATGGTCGTGCTGTGGGGCCTCGACGTGCTGAGCCATGCCGCCCGCGGCGGCGGCGGTGGCGGCGGATTTGGCGGGTTCGGCGGCGGCGGCGGTGGCGGCGGCTTCTCGGGCGGCGGCGGAAGCTTTGGCGGCGGCGGAGCGTCGGGATCATGGTAA
- a CDS encoding TPM domain-containing protein, which produces MRAALTLLLACALASCGEQGGGEFSFWQTKRTGANATLRVEVKTTGLVIDAANVLEPGEEQRIGRLAEKAGETSRRKVLVLTVPPLAGQSLEQFGWAINGQRKDEGTVLLMVRPDDRMVRVESGGALTPVQAARVAAAMGPQLAAKRPAAAIETGLGVYASLWGAD; this is translated from the coding sequence GTGCGCGCGGCCCTGACATTGCTCCTCGCCTGCGCTCTCGCTTCCTGCGGGGAGCAGGGCGGAGGCGAGTTCAGCTTCTGGCAGACCAAGCGCACCGGGGCCAATGCGACGCTGCGCGTCGAGGTCAAGACCACTGGCCTGGTCATCGACGCCGCCAACGTGCTCGAACCCGGTGAAGAACAAAGGATCGGCAGACTGGCGGAGAAGGCCGGCGAGACGTCAAGGCGCAAGGTGCTGGTCCTGACCGTGCCGCCGCTTGCGGGACAGTCGCTGGAGCAGTTCGGCTGGGCGATCAACGGCCAGCGCAAGGATGAAGGAACGGTGTTGCTGATGGTTCGACCCGACGACCGCATGGTGCGGGTGGAAAGCGGCGGCGCGCTGACGCCGGTGCAGGCGGCCCGGGTCGCGGCGGCCATGGGGCCGCAGCTTGCCGCCAAGCGGCCGGCGGCGGCGATCGAGACTGGTCTTGGCGTCTACGCATCGCTGTGGGGCGCCGACTGA
- a CDS encoding LemA family protein, which translates to MTTLRRLGLLAPLAALSLAGCGLNSVPTAEENVNAKWGDLQSEYQRRSDLIPNLVNTVKGAAQQEKSVLVEVTEARAGANRIQLSPADLSDPSKVSAFNDAQNRITLSLQRLQEAYPELKSNQNFLTLQSQIEGTENSILVARRDYNEAVQGYNTRIRTFPDAIGAKVIYGAKPKVPFEAAAAAQNAPTVNFNAQ; encoded by the coding sequence ATGACGACCCTTCGCCGCCTCGGCCTGCTTGCGCCGCTCGCTGCCCTTTCGCTGGCCGGTTGCGGCCTCAACTCGGTCCCGACGGCCGAGGAGAACGTCAACGCCAAGTGGGGCGACCTGCAGAGCGAATATCAGCGTCGGTCGGACCTCATCCCCAACCTCGTCAACACGGTGAAGGGTGCGGCCCAGCAGGAGAAGAGCGTGCTGGTCGAGGTGACCGAGGCGCGTGCCGGTGCCAATCGCATCCAGCTCAGCCCGGCCGACCTGTCGGACCCGTCCAAGGTCAGCGCCTTCAACGACGCGCAGAACCGCATCACGCTCAGCCTGCAGCGGCTTCAGGAAGCCTATCCCGAGCTCAAGTCCAACCAGAACTTCCTGACCCTGCAGAGCCAGATCGAAGGGACCGAGAACAGCATCCTCGTTGCGCGCCGCGATTATAACGAGGCGGTGCAGGGCTATAACACCCGCATCCGCACCTTCCCCGACGCGATCGGCGCGAAGGTCATCTATGGCGCCAAGCCCAAGGTTCCGTTCGAGGCAGCGGCGGCCGCCCAGAACGCGCCCACGGTGAACTTCAACGCGCAATAA
- a CDS encoding amidohydrolase family protein codes for MRLSLAAAALLLTTSSAALAAHPGEELDGRIHAGLSQDPPGPGSVPLPKEKLLVPPAGAQHFVVVSDSAKHGDAWLWDQPDGSRAGRFSMSLRGWITETDGVVRLNQAGFPASLVVRGVSPEGDAAETMSVGPDGVATWKAAADSGSAPLTGFYVDNGAPPFLMEAALGAALRKSGAAGVPLLPVGRAFLEQTGVSATVQGPGGPKTLRLVQTRGFGMAPSSSWVDEKGEPWGSVGWISFVPAGYEEAPKVLRPIQRDYERSQVTAVAAKFLDPVNRAPVLFDNVTLFDADGGRFVPGQAVLVQDGKIARIGRAGSLKAPAGARSIDGAGKSLVPGLWDAHRHAGSERALIGNLATGIVNYRSPGSSIEDAERLMAAQKAGTLLGGEGWFQAIVDRKDPLAAQGATTVSSAAEAVEAVRMIKAKGLWGVKFYTSMDPAWIAPAAAEAKKLGLHVNGHVPARMRPLEAVRAGYDELTHINFVVMQLMPQAVVDKANTAARIEGPAKYARSLDLNSAEAHAMLAELKRKGTWVDPSLVVFESTLVADGGTPQAPVAAYADSVPPLVARGFRASGHPLIENLTRDDYRKSFAKLVELTGALHKASVPIVAGTDGEGRELVRELELYEQGGLSKAAALQTATINPARLVGAEARTGSIAVGKEADLILVDGDVSKDLGALRRVLTVVSNGVVMDGDALRQAAGYTGRPK; via the coding sequence ATGCGCCTTTCACTCGCCGCTGCCGCTTTGCTGCTCACCACCTCGAGCGCCGCGCTTGCCGCCCACCCTGGCGAGGAACTGGACGGGCGCATCCACGCCGGCCTGTCGCAGGACCCGCCGGGCCCCGGAAGCGTGCCGCTGCCCAAGGAAAAGCTGCTGGTCCCGCCGGCCGGCGCCCAGCATTTCGTGGTCGTGTCCGATTCGGCCAAGCATGGCGATGCGTGGCTGTGGGACCAGCCCGACGGCAGCCGGGCCGGGCGCTTTTCCATGTCGCTGCGCGGGTGGATCACGGAAACCGACGGCGTCGTCCGCCTGAACCAGGCGGGCTTCCCGGCCTCGCTGGTGGTGCGCGGCGTGTCGCCCGAAGGCGATGCCGCAGAGACGATGAGCGTCGGCCCGGACGGCGTTGCGACCTGGAAGGCGGCCGCGGACAGCGGCTCGGCCCCGCTTACCGGCTTTTATGTCGACAATGGCGCTCCGCCGTTCCTGATGGAAGCGGCGCTCGGGGCGGCGCTTCGCAAGAGCGGTGCGGCGGGGGTTCCGCTGCTTCCGGTCGGGCGGGCGTTCCTCGAGCAGACTGGCGTCTCGGCGACGGTGCAGGGGCCGGGGGGACCAAAAACGCTGCGCCTGGTCCAGACCCGCGGCTTCGGCATGGCGCCGTCCTCCAGCTGGGTCGACGAGAAGGGCGAGCCGTGGGGCTCGGTCGGCTGGATCTCGTTCGTCCCCGCCGGCTATGAGGAAGCGCCCAAGGTGCTGCGCCCGATCCAGCGGGATTATGAGCGCAGCCAAGTGACGGCGGTCGCCGCCAAGTTCCTCGATCCCGTCAACCGCGCCCCGGTCCTGTTCGACAACGTCACCCTGTTCGATGCCGATGGCGGCCGCTTCGTGCCGGGGCAGGCGGTACTGGTGCAGGACGGTAAGATCGCGCGCATCGGCCGCGCCGGATCGCTCAAGGCGCCGGCCGGGGCGCGAAGCATCGACGGAGCGGGCAAGAGCCTGGTGCCGGGCTTGTGGGATGCGCATCGCCATGCCGGCAGCGAGCGGGCGCTGATCGGCAACCTGGCCACCGGCATCGTCAACTATCGCAGCCCCGGAAGCAGCATCGAGGATGCCGAACGGCTGATGGCCGCGCAAAAGGCCGGCACCCTGCTTGGCGGCGAGGGCTGGTTCCAGGCGATCGTCGACCGCAAGGACCCGCTTGCGGCGCAGGGCGCGACCACCGTGTCGAGCGCGGCGGAGGCGGTGGAAGCCGTTCGGATGATCAAGGCCAAGGGCCTGTGGGGGGTGAAATTCTACACCTCGATGGATCCGGCCTGGATCGCCCCGGCCGCCGCCGAGGCGAAGAAGCTGGGGCTTCACGTCAACGGCCACGTGCCGGCCCGGATGCGGCCACTGGAGGCGGTGCGGGCCGGCTATGACGAACTGACCCACATCAACTTCGTCGTCATGCAGCTGATGCCGCAAGCGGTGGTCGACAAGGCCAATACCGCGGCCCGGATCGAGGGGCCGGCGAAATATGCCCGCAGCCTCGACCTCAACAGTGCGGAAGCGCACGCCATGCTGGCCGAGCTGAAGCGGAAAGGCACTTGGGTCGATCCCAGCCTGGTGGTGTTCGAATCCACCCTCGTTGCCGATGGCGGCACACCGCAGGCCCCCGTCGCGGCCTATGCCGACAGCGTGCCGCCGCTGGTCGCCCGCGGGTTCAGGGCCAGCGGACACCCGCTGATCGAGAATTTGACCCGCGACGATTACCGCAAGAGCTTCGCCAAGCTGGTCGAGCTGACCGGCGCGCTGCACAAGGCGAGCGTGCCGATCGTCGCCGGGACCGACGGCGAGGGCCGTGAACTGGTCCGCGAGCTCGAACTCTACGAGCAGGGCGGACTCAGCAAGGCGGCGGCGCTGCAGACCGCCACCATCAACCCGGCCAGGCTGGTCGGCGCCGAGGCGCGCACCGGATCCATCGCGGTCGGCAAGGAAGCCGACCTGATCCTCGTCGACGGCGACGTCAGCAAGGATCTCGGCGCGCTGCGGCGGGTGTTGACGGTGGTCAGCAACGGGGTGGTGATGGACGGCGACGCACTGCGCCAGGCCGCGGGCTACACCGGCCGGCCGAAGTAG
- a CDS encoding NUDIX hydrolase, with amino-acid sequence MTDNPAILAATLVVIREVDNGPPELLMIERPRTMAFAAGAMVFPGGRVDPSDWAGAGSEAHAAARAAVRETAEETGLRIEPGNLLPFARWRPDNVRHRRFDTYFFIAPCPPDPGPLLPQPGECERAVWISAAAMLDEIAANQASAIFPTIRNLERLAQFASFAAIRDHAEAHPVEVISPWIEEREGTRFLVIPDHLGYPVTAERLDRAIRA; translated from the coding sequence ATGACCGACAATCCAGCAATTCTAGCGGCGACCCTCGTGGTGATCCGTGAGGTGGATAACGGCCCGCCCGAATTGCTGATGATCGAACGGCCGAGGACCATGGCCTTTGCCGCCGGGGCAATGGTGTTTCCCGGTGGCCGTGTCGATCCTTCCGACTGGGCGGGAGCAGGTTCAGAGGCGCATGCCGCCGCCCGCGCCGCGGTTCGCGAAACGGCGGAGGAAACCGGGCTGCGGATCGAGCCGGGCAACCTGCTTCCCTTCGCCCGCTGGCGTCCGGACAACGTCCGCCACCGCCGGTTCGACACCTATTTCTTCATCGCCCCCTGCCCGCCTGACCCCGGACCGCTCCTGCCCCAGCCGGGGGAATGCGAGCGGGCGGTATGGATCTCCGCGGCCGCCATGCTCGACGAAATCGCCGCCAATCAGGCCAGCGCCATCTTCCCCACCATCCGCAACCTCGAGCGGCTGGCCCAGTTCGCCTCCTTCGCCGCAATCCGCGACCATGCCGAGGCGCACCCGGTCGAGGTGATCAGCCCGTGGATCGAGGAGCGGGAGGGCACCCGCTTTCTCGTCATCCCCGATCATCTTGGCTATCCGGTTACGGCCGAAAGGCTGGATCGCGCGATCCGGGCCTGA
- a CDS encoding extensin family protein, with product MLSAIRIFLAFTVLAILLIKGSALLRGRGQDLPWAQLDLAAPPGRFTAGKIAELGEDAPRCRALIAAAGNQSRPAPSRRESDNCGYNDGTRVSLGIAPSPGGLITSCPVAAALGVWERQVQADAQRLLGSGIARFVHAGSYSCRRLYNRGGGPFSEHATADAVDILGFELTDGRRISLLRDWTGAPADAAFLRAARDSACRVFSTVLSPDYNEAHRDHLHLDTADRGPAGWRACR from the coding sequence ATGCTCAGCGCAATCCGGATCTTCCTTGCCTTCACCGTCCTGGCCATACTGCTGATCAAAGGCTCCGCGTTGCTGCGCGGGCGCGGGCAGGACCTGCCTTGGGCGCAGCTCGACCTCGCCGCCCCTCCGGGCCGCTTCACCGCCGGCAAGATCGCCGAACTGGGAGAGGACGCGCCGCGCTGCCGCGCCCTGATCGCAGCCGCCGGCAACCAGAGCCGCCCTGCCCCCTCGCGCCGCGAGTCCGACAATTGCGGCTATAATGACGGGACCAGGGTGTCGCTTGGCATCGCCCCCTCCCCCGGCGGGCTAATCACCAGTTGCCCGGTCGCGGCGGCACTGGGTGTGTGGGAGCGGCAGGTGCAGGCCGACGCGCAGCGGCTCCTGGGGTCCGGAATTGCCCGCTTCGTCCATGCCGGCAGCTATTCCTGCCGCCGCCTCTACAATCGCGGGGGCGGGCCATTCAGCGAGCATGCCACCGCCGATGCGGTCGACATCCTGGGCTTCGAACTGACCGACGGACGCCGCATCTCGCTCCTTCGCGACTGGACCGGCGCGCCGGCCGACGCCGCCTTTCTTCGCGCCGCCAGGGATTCGGCCTGCAGGGTCTTCAGCACCGTTCTTTCGCCCGATTACAACGAGGCGCACCGCGACCACCTGCATCTCGATACCGCCGACCGCGGCCCGGCCGGCTGGCGCGCCTGCCGCTGA
- a CDS encoding SWIB/MDM2 domain-containing protein, protein MAKESSGTGRKAGGGLARPVQPSPDLAKIVGNDPLPRSEVVSKVWDHIRKNNLQNPQNKREIVADDKLQKIFGKDRCTMFEMNKHLSKHLS, encoded by the coding sequence ATGGCAAAGGAATCGAGCGGGACTGGTCGTAAGGCAGGGGGCGGTCTTGCGCGGCCCGTTCAACCTTCGCCGGATCTCGCCAAGATCGTAGGAAACGACCCGCTTCCGCGCAGCGAAGTGGTGTCGAAGGTGTGGGATCACATTCGCAAGAACAACCTGCAGAATCCTCAGAACAAGCGCGAAATCGTCGCTGACGACAAGCTGCAGAAGATCTTCGGCAAGGACCGTTGCACCATGTTCGAGATGAACAAGCACCTGTCCAAGCATCTGTCGTAA
- a CDS encoding LD-carboxypeptidase: MRIGVVAPSCPLKVEAAERVQALAGQVGASLVIHPQCFLEDGHFAGPDEARLGALTEMLADPGIDAVWFARGGYGSNRIAAEAVRNLPEGARWKRVVGFSDGGFLLAALHKAGLAVAHGPMVQDILRKDGEDAVMRTLRWLARNDFDALEPRLDGPAFAFNLVVLSSLMGTDLEPDFTGAELLIEEVDEELYRIDRFLFHVTGQPGFARVRQLRLGRCALKANDRPFGAEPEAVARHWCERAGVPYGGRADIGHDSQNRVVPFPLRNRGAALS; encoded by the coding sequence ATGAGGATCGGAGTGGTGGCGCCAAGCTGCCCGTTGAAGGTCGAAGCGGCAGAGCGGGTGCAGGCGCTTGCAGGGCAGGTCGGGGCAAGCCTCGTCATCCATCCCCAATGCTTTCTCGAGGACGGGCATTTCGCCGGGCCGGACGAAGCGCGGCTTGGCGCGCTCACCGAAATGCTGGCCGATCCCGGCATCGACGCGGTGTGGTTCGCCCGCGGCGGCTATGGCTCCAACCGGATCGCCGCCGAGGCCGTGCGCAACCTGCCCGAGGGCGCGCGATGGAAGCGGGTCGTCGGCTTCAGCGATGGCGGCTTCCTGCTCGCGGCGCTGCACAAGGCCGGGCTTGCGGTGGCGCACGGACCGATGGTCCAGGACATTCTCCGCAAGGATGGCGAGGACGCCGTGATGCGTACCCTGCGCTGGTTGGCCAGAAACGATTTCGATGCGCTGGAGCCGCGCCTCGATGGTCCGGCCTTCGCCTTCAACCTGGTCGTCCTGTCGAGCCTGATGGGTACCGACCTCGAGCCCGACTTCACCGGCGCCGAGCTGCTGATCGAGGAAGTCGACGAGGAGCTCTACCGGATCGACCGATTCCTGTTCCATGTCACGGGCCAGCCCGGCTTCGCCAGGGTCCGCCAGCTGCGGCTTGGACGCTGCGCGCTCAAGGCCAACGACCGGCCGTTCGGGGCCGAACCGGAGGCCGTCGCGCGGCACTGGTGCGAGCGGGCGGGCGTGCCGTATGGCGGCCGCGCGGATATTGGCCATGACAGCCAAAATCGAGTGGTGCCGTTCCCCTTGCGGAACAGAGGGGCCGCTCTCTCGTAG
- a CDS encoding glutamate ligase domain-containing protein has protein sequence MTSSSTFFCGVGGSGMLPLACIVRARGGAVVGSDRALDAGRLSAKFDFLRAQGIALFPQDGSGLRPGMTLVTSAAVEESIPDVARARELGLPHLTRPQLLAELLNAAAASVAVGGTSGKSTVTGMIGWILHRAGRNPTVMNGAVMKNFVSPETPFASALVGDPDLFVSEVDESDGSIALYRPTVAVLNNVSLDHKEMDELRALFGGFLAAATIAVVNLDDEESRMLAPAGATGFAFDGAAAVRGSGLALGDEGSRFTVTTGSETADVLLPLPGRHNAGNALAALAAAQALGVPLDAAAQALGSFQGLKRRLETVGSANGITVIDDFAHNPDKIAATLATLTARSGRLLVMFQPHGYGPLAKMGDELAATFAGGLREGDTLILSDPVYQGGTVDRSRGSEWLVDAVRSQGGGAEHVPERPAIAARLLELARPGDTIAILGARDDTLSEFAAELIGNLAARG, from the coding sequence ATGACCTCTTCCAGCACCTTCTTCTGCGGCGTCGGCGGCAGTGGCATGCTTCCCCTCGCCTGCATCGTCCGCGCCCGCGGCGGCGCGGTCGTCGGCTCCGACCGGGCGCTCGACGCCGGCCGGCTGTCGGCCAAGTTCGATTTTCTCCGCGCACAGGGCATCGCGCTGTTTCCGCAGGACGGCAGCGGGCTGCGCCCCGGCATGACCCTGGTCACCTCGGCCGCGGTTGAGGAAAGCATTCCCGACGTCGCCCGGGCGCGTGAGCTTGGCCTCCCGCACCTCACCCGCCCGCAATTGCTGGCCGAGCTGCTCAACGCCGCCGCCGCCAGCGTCGCGGTCGGGGGGACCTCGGGCAAATCGACCGTGACCGGTATGATCGGCTGGATCCTCCATCGTGCGGGCCGCAACCCGACAGTCATGAACGGCGCGGTGATGAAGAATTTCGTCTCGCCCGAAACGCCCTTTGCAAGCGCGCTGGTCGGCGATCCCGACCTGTTCGTCAGCGAGGTGGACGAAAGCGACGGCTCGATCGCGCTCTATCGCCCGACAGTCGCGGTGCTGAACAACGTCAGCCTCGACCACAAGGAAATGGATGAACTGCGCGCGCTGTTCGGCGGCTTCCTGGCCGCGGCGACCATCGCCGTGGTCAACCTCGATGACGAGGAAAGCCGGATGCTCGCGCCGGCCGGCGCCACCGGCTTCGCCTTCGACGGCGCTGCAGCGGTCCGCGGCTCCGGCCTGGCGCTGGGGGACGAAGGCAGCCGCTTCACCGTCACCACCGGCAGCGAAACTGCCGACGTCCTGCTCCCCCTTCCCGGCCGTCACAACGCGGGCAACGCGCTGGCCGCCCTCGCCGCCGCCCAGGCGCTCGGCGTGCCGCTCGACGCGGCCGCACAGGCGCTCGGCTCCTTCCAGGGCCTGAAGCGCCGGCTGGAGACGGTCGGCAGCGCGAACGGGATCACGGTGATCGACGACTTCGCCCACAACCCCGACAAGATCGCCGCCACCCTCGCGACGCTGACCGCGCGCTCCGGCCGCCTGCTCGTGATGTTCCAGCCGCACGGCTACGGCCCGCTGGCGAAGATGGGCGACGAGCTTGCGGCGACCTTTGCCGGCGGCCTGCGCGAAGGCGACACTTTGATCCTGTCGGACCCCGTCTACCAGGGCGGCACCGTGGACCGTTCGCGCGGCTCCGAATGGCTGGTCGACGCGGTGCGCAGCCAGGGCGGCGGGGCCGAGCATGTGCCCGAGCGCCCCGCCATCGCCGCGCGGCTGCTCGAGCTTGCCCGTCCCGGCGACACCATCGCGATCCTCGGCGCGCGCGACGACACGCTCAGCGAATTCGCGGCCGAACTGATCGGGAACCTCGCCGCACGCGGCTGA
- a CDS encoding 5' nucleotidase, NT5C type: MTEPRLFLDCDGVLADFDAGVRALLGTDAATFEAENGKGQFWKRLARAGDFYAALPKMPDADELFAAVRHLAPTILTGLPIGNWAAPQKVAWAAEHFPGVPIITCMARDKHRHMEGADVLVDDSERHMAAWEAAGGIYVLHRSARDSIARLAEIYPSVKA, from the coding sequence GTGACCGAACCCAGGCTGTTCCTCGATTGTGACGGGGTGCTGGCAGATTTCGATGCCGGCGTCCGGGCCCTGCTCGGCACCGATGCCGCGACCTTTGAGGCGGAAAATGGCAAGGGCCAGTTCTGGAAGCGGCTTGCCCGCGCGGGGGACTTCTACGCCGCCCTGCCCAAGATGCCCGACGCCGACGAGCTGTTCGCTGCGGTCAGGCACCTGGCTCCGACCATCCTCACCGGTCTTCCGATCGGCAACTGGGCTGCACCCCAGAAAGTGGCGTGGGCCGCCGAACACTTCCCCGGCGTGCCGATCATCACCTGCATGGCCCGCGACAAGCATCGCCACATGGAAGGCGCCGACGTGCTGGTCGACGACAGCGAACGCCACATGGCGGCGTGGGAAGCGGCGGGCGGGATCTACGTGCTCCACCGCAGCGCGCGCGACAGCATCGCGCGGCTGGCGGAAATCTATCCCAGCGTGAAAGCCTGA
- a CDS encoding sensor histidine kinase: MNMPLSSDRLIFGDELAPRRFADWRLAAKTIVGFWAIYIATIVIRAFLGSDPTTILLNKMLTILVGVVLTTLIYLAIATFATGPAIRRKAVVASAAVVVASLVHAAILVLSEGQQKTSKEEFRIQGRDGVVLIQKEGKVRIERSAADPVVFTMPTVQDMAQRDKLRLAADAAVIWLFFFGAWSAVYLALVSQRQALDLQKRAAAAESAAQVAQVRALRYQVNPHFLFNTLNSLSSLVMTGRPEEAEEMILKLSTFFRSSLSIDPTADVSLAEEIDLQRLYLDIEQVRFPRRLNVEIDVPEGLASARLPALILQPIVENAIKYGLGKTRDKVTLRIAAEEPLPGRLRIEVANFGGTILKTPRKPVPPAGTKVGLANVAQRLSARFGRAAGVEHGPLDGGGYRVALTLPTSRIDG, from the coding sequence ATGAACATGCCCCTCAGCAGCGACCGGCTGATCTTTGGCGATGAGCTTGCGCCGCGTCGTTTTGCCGACTGGCGCCTGGCTGCAAAGACCATCGTGGGCTTCTGGGCGATTTACATCGCCACCATCGTCATTCGCGCTTTTCTCGGCAGCGATCCGACCACGATCCTTCTGAACAAGATGCTGACGATCCTGGTCGGGGTCGTGCTCACGACCCTGATTTATCTGGCGATCGCGACATTCGCGACCGGACCGGCGATCCGCCGCAAGGCCGTCGTGGCGAGTGCGGCAGTGGTCGTCGCCAGTCTCGTTCATGCCGCGATCCTCGTCCTGAGCGAAGGCCAGCAGAAGACCAGCAAGGAGGAATTTCGGATCCAGGGTCGCGACGGCGTCGTCCTGATCCAAAAGGAAGGCAAGGTGCGTATCGAACGCAGCGCTGCCGATCCGGTAGTGTTCACCATGCCAACCGTTCAGGACATGGCCCAGCGCGACAAACTGCGCCTGGCTGCCGATGCTGCGGTCATCTGGCTGTTCTTCTTCGGGGCTTGGTCGGCCGTCTATCTGGCACTTGTCAGCCAGCGCCAGGCGCTCGACCTACAGAAGCGCGCCGCCGCCGCCGAAAGCGCGGCGCAGGTCGCGCAGGTCCGGGCGCTGCGCTACCAGGTCAATCCGCACTTCCTGTTCAACACGCTTAACAGCCTGTCGAGCCTGGTCATGACCGGCCGCCCGGAAGAAGCCGAGGAGATGATCCTCAAGCTGTCGACCTTTTTCCGCTCCAGCCTGTCGATCGACCCCACCGCCGACGTCAGCCTGGCCGAGGAAATCGACCTGCAGCGGCTGTACCTCGATATCGAGCAGGTCCGCTTTCCCCGCCGCCTCAATGTCGAGATCGACGTCCCGGAAGGGCTGGCTTCGGCCCGCCTGCCCGCGCTGATCCTTCAGCCGATCGTCGAGAATGCGATCAAGTACGGCCTCGGCAAGACCCGCGACAAGGTGACGCTGCGCATCGCGGCGGAAGAACCCCTGCCCGGCCGACTGCGGATCGAGGTCGCCAACTTCGGGGGCACGATCCTGAAAACACCGCGCAAGCCGGTTCCGCCGGCCGGCACGAAGGTTGGCCTCGCCAACGTCGCACAGCGCCTCAGCGCCCGGTTCGGACGCGCCGCGGGGGTCGAGCACGGCCCGCTCGACGGTGGCGGCTACCGGGTGGCCCTGACCTTGCCGACGAGCCGCATCGATGGATGA
- a CDS encoding LytR/AlgR family response regulator transcription factor, whose translation MDDLLLKTLVVDDEPLATERLQLLLARLGGIDLVGTASDGEAACRMAEALRPDLLLLDIAMPGMDGIDVARELGRSAGRPAVIFVTAFDQFAVSAFEVEAVDYLVKPVDPKRLERALERARAHLSRRGSGAEEAAPPPGSHLEEFWASDLSGLVRIRAIDIDRVSAERDYMRLHVGTRSWLIHHSMAALEEGLDPAQFVRLHRSAIVRRDFISGFQRNASGRWIARLADGTEQPVGRLYADCVREIAGR comes from the coding sequence ATGGATGATCTCCTCCTGAAGACGCTGGTCGTCGACGACGAGCCGCTCGCCACCGAGCGGCTGCAACTGCTGCTCGCAAGGCTTGGCGGGATCGACCTGGTCGGCACCGCAAGCGACGGCGAGGCCGCCTGCCGGATGGCCGAAGCACTTCGTCCCGACCTCCTGCTACTCGACATCGCCATGCCGGGGATGGACGGGATCGACGTCGCCCGCGAGCTTGGCCGTTCGGCCGGCCGGCCGGCGGTGATCTTCGTGACCGCCTTCGACCAGTTCGCCGTGTCGGCCTTCGAGGTCGAGGCGGTCGACTATCTGGTCAAGCCGGTCGATCCCAAGCGATTGGAGCGCGCCCTCGAACGCGCCCGCGCCCACCTCAGTCGACGCGGCTCCGGCGCCGAGGAGGCGGCTCCGCCGCCCGGCAGCCACTTGGAAGAATTCTGGGCCTCCGACCTCAGTGGTCTGGTCCGGATCCGCGCCATCGACATCGACCGCGTCTCGGCCGAGCGCGACTATATGCGGCTCCACGTCGGAACGCGCAGCTGGCTGATCCACCACAGCATGGCGGCGCTCGAGGAAGGGCTCGACCCGGCGCAGTTCGTGCGTCTGCACCGGTCGGCCATCGTCCGCCGCGACTTCATCAGCGGGTTCCAGCGCAACGCCTCGGGCCGGTGGATCGCGCGGCTGGCGGACGGCACCGAGCAACCGGTCGGCCGCCTCTACGCCGACTGCGTGCGGGAGATTGCCGGACGCTAG